Below is a window of Tolypothrix bouteillei VB521301 DNA.
TTGGCAAAATATATGGAACCTAAGATACAAACTATACCATCAATAATTAAAGTTGTAGGAGCACCGATTTGACGAGCTAATGCACCTCCTACTAAATTACCAAAGGGGATTGTGCCTAAAAATGACATTGTGTATAAGCTCATGACTCGTCCGCGCATATTTTCCCGAACAATAGTCTGTAGAACTGTGTTGCTACTGGCAATTTGAATAATTGTCCCCAAACCAACGAACAGCATTGTTAGCAACGAAATTGGAAGTATGCGCGAGAAGGCAAAGGCAATTAACCCAATCCCTAAAACAGTCGGACCTAAAACAATCAGTTTTCCAAGCCCTATGACGGTTTTTCGCGTTGCTAGATAAATACCACCACTTAATGCTCCAACTCCCGAACCAGCCATTAAGAAACCTAAAGTTTCTGCACCACCTTTAAGAATTTCTTCTGCAAACACTGGGGCAAGAACAGTATATTGCATTCCAAAAAAGCTGACTAAAGCTGATATTAGTAAAATAGCTCGAATGGGTGGAAAACCAAAAGCATAAGCAAATCCTTCTTTGATTTCTACTAAAGGATTGCCATGAGTTGCCGTCATCCTTAAAGGCTTAATTTTCATTGCCAGTAAAGCTATAATGACTGCAATATAACTCAACCCATCAATGAGAAAACAGTAAGCAGTCCCAACTCTGGCAATTAGCAATCCTCCAATCGCCGGACCAATTAACCTCGCTCCATTAAACATGGTTGAGTTAATGGCAATAGCATTGGCTAAATCGTCTCTACGTTCCACTAACTCCGGTACAAATGCTTGTCTGGCTGGTGCATCAAAGGCATTAATAAATCCTTGAAACAAACTTAGAGCAATAATGTGCCAAATTTGGATAGTACCGGTAAATGCTAAGAGCGCTAATGCCAAAGACTGTATCATTGCCAGTACTTGCGTACCGATGAGAGTGTGATGACGGGAAAAGCGATCGACAAATACCCCACCAAAAGGAGTTAGAAAAAAGCTAGGAATTTGACTGGTAAAGCCGACAACACCTAACATAAAAGCGGAGTTTGTTAGATCGTAAACCAGCCAAATTGTAGCTAGTTGAGTCATCCAAGACCCAATTAAAGAAATGCCTTGTCCGGTAAAAAATAATTGGTAGTTTCTTGACTTTAATGCAGGTGGCAGTAATTTGCCTATGGGCGATCGCGTATTCATACAAGGGTTGTTTTATACCTGTCTTGTCTCTTCATAAATATCATCAGACTCTCACCCTAGCCCCTCCCTAAGGGAAGATATGAATGATGAATGCTGAATGCTCGAACCTTCAATTCATAATTCATAATTCATAATTCATAATTCATAATTATTTCACTGTTACGCTAACGTCTGCAGACATTCCTGGCGTAATTCGTGCTTCATAGCCTTTTATACTTTTTGGCTCGAAAACAATTTTGACAGGAACGCGCTGCACAATTTTAGTAAAGTTACCTGTGGCGTTATCTGGTGGTAAAAGGGCAAATTGAGCACCTGAAGCAGGAGAAATACTATCAACATGACCCACAAAAGTATGATGGGGAAATGCATCTAGCTTAATTTCTACTTCTTGTCCCGGCTTCATGTCTTCTAATTGGGTTTCTTTAAAGTTGGCTACGAGCCAATATTCGTTGCTCACAATCGCCATCAGTGGCGTACCTGCTTGTATCCGGTTCCCAACTTCTACCGTTTTGCGCCCTATGTGTCCGCTCGCAGGAGCCGTGATGTTGGTGTAAGACAGCTGCAATTGAGCATCTTTCAAAGATGCTTCTGTTTGGGCTATGGCTGCTTTTGCGGCTTCAAA
It encodes the following:
- a CDS encoding MFS transporter — encoded protein: MNTRSPIGKLLPPALKSRNYQLFFTGQGISLIGSWMTQLATIWLVYDLTNSAFMLGVVGFTSQIPSFFLTPFGGVFVDRFSRHHTLIGTQVLAMIQSLALALLAFTGTIQIWHIIALSLFQGFINAFDAPARQAFVPELVERRDDLANAIAINSTMFNGARLIGPAIGGLLIARVGTAYCFLIDGLSYIAVIIALLAMKIKPLRMTATHGNPLVEIKEGFAYAFGFPPIRAILLISALVSFFGMQYTVLAPVFAEEILKGGAETLGFLMAGSGVGALSGGIYLATRKTVIGLGKLIVLGPTVLGIGLIAFAFSRILPISLLTMLFVGLGTIIQIASSNTVLQTIVRENMRGRVMSLYTMSFLGTIPFGNLVGGALARQIGAPTTLIIDGIVCILGSIYFAKQLPALRKLVHPIFIEKGIAVSAKQ